Proteins from a genomic interval of Streptococcus sp. D7B5:
- a CDS encoding dTDP-4-dehydrorhamnose 3,5-epimerase family protein has translation MTDNFFGKTLAVHKIDAIPGLLEFDIPVHGDNRGWFKENFQKEKMLPLGFPESFFAEGKLQNNVSFSRKNVLRGLHAEPWDKYISVADGGKVLGSWVDLREGETFGNVYQTEIDASKGIFVPRGVANGFQVLSDTVSYSYLVNDYWALELKPKYAFVNYADPTLGIQWENLAEAEVSEADKHHPLLKDVKPLRKEDL, from the coding sequence ATGACAGATAATTTTTTCGGCAAAACACTTGCAGTGCACAAGATTGATGCCATTCCAGGTTTGTTAGAGTTTGACATTCCGGTTCATGGTGACAATCGTGGCTGGTTTAAGGAAAATTTTCAGAAAGAAAAGATGCTACCACTTGGTTTTCCTGAAAGCTTCTTTGCTGAAGGAAAACTGCAAAACAACGTCAGCTTTTCTCGCAAAAATGTTCTCCGAGGCCTCCATGCTGAACCTTGGGATAAGTACATCTCAGTAGCAGATGGTGGCAAGGTTCTGGGTTCATGGGTTGACCTACGTGAAGGTGAGACTTTTGGAAATGTTTATCAGACCGAGATTGATGCAAGTAAGGGAATCTTTGTCCCTCGTGGCGTGGCCAATGGTTTCCAAGTACTCTCGGATACAGTTTCTTATAGCTATCTGGTCAATGACTACTGGGCACTTGAACTCAAGCCTAAATATGCCTTTGTCAACTATGCAGACCCAACCTTGGGCATCCAGTGGGAAAACCTAGCAGAAGCAGAAGTTTCGGAAGCAGATAAACATCATCCACTGCTAAAGGATGTCAAACCACTAAGAAAAGAAGATTTGTAA
- a CDS encoding SpGH101 family endo-alpha-N-acetylgalactosaminidase, whose protein sequence is MDKRFFEKRCKFSIRKFTLGVASVMIGATFFAASPVLADQARVGSTDNLPSELADLDKKASDEGHDFDKEAAAQNPGSAETTEGPQTEEELLAQEKEKSEKSSNLPKELEDKLEKAEDNGREVDKDQLAQDTGKLVPEDVAKTTNGELNYGATVKIKTPSGEGSGIVVAKDLVLTVSHNFIKDSQDGNIRKVVDNDQGDGDIYSISYPGLPDVKFSKKDIIHWDREGYLKGFKNDLALVRLRTVLENTPVEVTKKPVVKKIGDKLHVFGYPEGKLNPIVNTTVDFAEPYGEGVQGIGYQGGKPGASGGGIFDTEGKLVGVHQNGVVGKRSGGILFSPAQLKWIQDHMQGISSVKPADLEEKEKPAEEKPKENKPATAKPETPKTVTPEWQTVANKEQQGTVTIREEKGVRYNQLSSTAQNDNGDKPALFEKQGLTVDANGNATVDLTFKDDSEKGKSRFGVFLKFKDTKNNVFVGYDKDGWFWEYKSPTDSTWYKGGRVAAPETGSINHLSINLKSDGQLNATNNDEKLFDTVTLPAAVNETLKNEKKIVLKAGSYSNDRTVVSVKTDNQEGVKADDTPAQKETGPAVDDSKVTYDTIQSKVLKAVIDQAFPRVKEYSLNGHTLPGQVQQFNRVFINKHEVTPEVTYKKINDTTAEYLMKLRDDANFINAEMTVRLQVVDNQLHFDVTKIVNHNQVTPGQKIDDERKLLSTISFLGNALVSVSSDQAGAKFDGATMSNNTHVSGDDHIDVTNPMKDLAKGYMYGFVSTDKLAAGVWSNSQNSYGGGSNDWTRLTAYKETVGNANYVGIHSSEWQWEKAYKGIVFPEYTKELPSAKVVITEDANADNKVDWQDGAIAYRSIMNNPQGWEKVKDITAYRIAMNFGSQAQNPFLMTLDGIKKINLHTDGLGQGVLLKGYGSEGHDSGHLNYADIGKRIGGVEDFKALIEKAKKYGAYLGIHVNASETYPESKYFNENILRKNPDGSYSYGWNWLDQGINIDAAYDLAHGRLARWEDLKKKLGDGLDFIYVDVWGNGQSGDNGAWATHVLAKEINKQGWRFAIEWGHGGEYDSTFQHWAADLTYGGYTNKGINSAITRFIRNHQKDSWVGDYRSYGGAANYPLLGGYSMKDFEGWQGRSDYNGYVTNLFAHDVMTKYFQHFTVSKWENGTPVTMTDNGSTYKWTPEMRVELVDADNNKVVVTRKSNDVNSPQYRERTVTLNGRVIQDGSAYLTPWNWDANGKKLPTDKEKMYYFNTQAGATTWTLPSDWANSKVYLYKLTDQGKTEEQELTVTDGKITLDLLANQPYVLYRSKQTNPEMSWSEGMHIYDQGFNSGTLKHWTISGDASKAEIVKSQGANEMLRIQGNKSKVSLTQKLTGLKPNTKYAVYVGVDNRSNAKASITVNTGEKEVTTYTNKSLALNYIKAYAHNNRRENATVDDTSYFQNMYAFFTTGSDVSNVTLTLSREAGDEATYFDEIRTFENNSSMYGDKHDTGQGTFKQDFENVAQGIFPFVVGGVEGVEDNRTHLSEKHDPYTQRGWNGKKVDDVIEGNWSLKTNGLVSRRNLVYQTIPQNFRFEAGKTYRVTFEYEAGSDNTYAFVVGKGEFQSGRRGSQASNLEMHELPNTWTDSKKAKKVTFLVTGAETGDTWVGIYSTGNASNTHGDAGGNANFRGYNDFMMDNLQIEEITLTGKMLTENALKNYLPTVAMTNYTKESMDALKEAVFNLSQADDDISVEEARAEIAKIEALKNALVQKKTALVAEDFESLDAPAQPGEGLENAFDGNVSSLWHTSWNGGDVGKPATMVLKEPTEITGLRYVPRASDSNGNLRDVKLVVTDESGKEHTFTVTDWPNNNKPKDIDFGKTIKAKKIVLTGTKTYGDGGDKYQSAAELIFTRPQVAETPLDLSGYEAALAKAQKLTDKDNQEEVASVQASMKYATDNHLLTERMVAYFADYLNQLKDSATKPDAPTSSKGEEQPPVLDVPEFKGGVNATEAAVHEVPEFKGGVNAVEALVHELPEYKGGANAVLAAANEVPEFKGGVNAVQALVNEKPAYTGVLATAGDQAAPTVEKPEYPLTLSPVADAKTLEDKEEKLPATGEHGSEAALFLASVSIALSAAVLATKRKEE, encoded by the coding sequence ATGGATAAACGATTTTTTGAAAAACGCTGTAAGTTCAGTATTCGTAAGTTTACGCTTGGAGTAGCTTCGGTGATGATTGGAGCGACTTTCTTCGCAGCTAGCCCAGTATTAGCTGATCAAGCAAGAGTTGGTTCAACAGATAATTTGCCGAGTGAACTAGCTGATTTGGATAAGAAGGCTAGTGATGAGGGGCACGATTTTGACAAGGAAGCTGCCGCTCAGAATCCTGGTTCAGCTGAAACTACTGAAGGCCCACAAACAGAAGAAGAGTTGTTGGCTCAAGAAAAAGAAAAGTCTGAAAAGTCAAGCAATCTGCCAAAAGAATTAGAAGATAAGTTGGAGAAAGCCGAAGACAATGGGCGCGAAGTTGACAAGGATCAATTGGCCCAAGATACAGGGAAGCTCGTCCCAGAAGATGTGGCTAAGACTACCAATGGGGAATTAAACTATGGCGCGACTGTTAAGATTAAGACGCCATCAGGAGAAGGTAGCGGTATTGTCGTTGCAAAAGACCTTGTCTTGACGGTTTCTCATAACTTTATCAAGGACAGCCAAGATGGCAATATCCGTAAGGTTGTGGATAATGACCAAGGGGATGGAGATATCTATAGCATCTCTTATCCAGGATTGCCAGATGTCAAGTTTAGTAAGAAAGATATCATTCATTGGGATCGTGAAGGCTACCTGAAGGGCTTCAAAAATGATTTGGCCCTTGTGAGATTGCGTACAGTTCTAGAAAATACGCCTGTTGAAGTAACTAAAAAGCCAGTTGTTAAGAAAATTGGAGATAAACTCCATGTCTTTGGTTATCCAGAAGGGAAATTGAATCCGATTGTCAATACTACAGTTGATTTTGCGGAACCATACGGAGAAGGTGTCCAAGGGATTGGTTACCAAGGAGGAAAACCGGGTGCTAGTGGCGGCGGTATCTTTGATACAGAAGGCAAACTAGTCGGTGTACACCAAAATGGTGTAGTTGGAAAACGGAGCGGAGGCATTCTCTTCTCACCAGCTCAACTAAAATGGATTCAAGACCACATGCAGGGAATTTCAAGTGTGAAACCAGCAGACTTGGAAGAGAAAGAAAAACCGGCTGAAGAAAAACCAAAAGAGAATAAACCTGCAACTGCGAAACCTGAAACACCTAAGACAGTAACTCCTGAATGGCAAACAGTAGCGAATAAAGAGCAACAAGGAACCGTCACTATTCGTGAAGAAAAAGGTGTTCGCTACAATCAATTGTCTTCAACTGCACAGAACGACAATGGCGATAAACCAGCCTTGTTTGAAAAACAAGGATTGACAGTTGATGCTAATGGAAATGCGACTGTTGATTTAACCTTCAAAGATGATTCTGAAAAAGGCAAATCACGCTTTGGTGTCTTCTTGAAATTTAAAGATACCAAGAACAATGTTTTTGTTGGTTATGACAAGGACGGCTGGTTCTGGGAGTATAAATCTCCAACCGATAGCACCTGGTATAAGGGGGGACGTGTAGCAGCGCCTGAGACAGGATCAATTAACCACCTATCAATTAACCTCAAGTCAGATGGACAACTCAATGCAACGAATAATGATGAGAAACTCTTTGATACGGTCACTTTGCCAGCAGCTGTTAATGAAACTCTCAAAAATGAGAAGAAAATCGTCCTAAAAGCTGGTTCCTATAGCAATGACCGCACAGTTGTCAGCGTTAAAACAGACAATCAAGAAGGCGTAAAAGCGGATGATACTCCTGCCCAGAAAGAAACAGGTCCGGCCGTTGACGACAGCAAGGTGACTTATGATACGATCCAGTCTAAGGTCCTCAAGGCAGTGATTGACCAAGCCTTTCCTCGTGTGAAAGAATACAGCTTGAATGGTCATACTTTACCAGGGCAAGTTCAACAATTCAATAGAGTCTTTATCAACAAACACGAAGTGACACCCGAAGTTACTTACAAAAAAATCAATGACACAACTGCCGAGTATTTGATGAAACTTCGTGATGATGCTAACTTCATCAATGCAGAAATGACGGTCCGTCTGCAAGTTGTAGATAACCAGTTGCACTTTGATGTGACTAAGATTGTCAACCACAATCAAGTTACTCCAGGTCAAAAGATTGATGATGAAAGAAAATTGCTTTCTACGATTAGTTTCCTCGGGAACGCTTTAGTCTCTGTTTCTAGTGATCAAGCTGGGGCTAAGTTTGATGGGGCAACCATGTCAAACAATACCCATGTCAGCGGAGATGATCATATCGATGTAACCAATCCAATGAAGGACTTGGCTAAGGGCTACATGTATGGATTTGTTTCTACAGATAAGCTTGCTGCAGGTGTTTGGAGCAACTCTCAAAATAGCTACGGTGGTGGCTCTAATGACTGGACTCGTTTGACAGCTTATAAAGAAACAGTCGGAAATGCCAACTATGTCGGAATTCATAGCTCTGAGTGGCAATGGGAAAAAGCTTATAAGGGCATTGTTTTCCCAGAATACACTAAGGAACTTCCAAGTGCCAAGGTTGTTATCACCGAAGATGCCAATGCTGACAACAAAGTCGACTGGCAAGATGGTGCCATTGCTTATCGTAGCATCATGAACAACCCTCAAGGTTGGGAAAAAGTTAAGGATATCACTGCTTATCGTATCGCGATGAACTTTGGTTCACAAGCCCAAAACCCATTCCTCATGACCTTGGATGGTATCAAGAAGATCAATCTCCACACAGATGGTCTTGGACAGGGGGTTCTCCTTAAAGGTTATGGTAGTGAAGGTCACGACTCTGGTCACTTGAACTATGCTGATATTGGTAAACGTATTGGTGGTGTTGAAGACTTCAAGGCCTTGATCGAAAAAGCGAAGAAATATGGAGCATATCTAGGTATCCACGTGAACGCTTCTGAGACTTATCCTGAATCTAAATACTTTAACGAAAATATTCTTCGTAAGAATCCAGATGGCAGCTACAGCTACGGCTGGAACTGGCTAGACCAAGGTATCAACATTGATGCTGCTTATGACCTAGCACATGGACGCTTGGCTCGCTGGGAAGACTTGAAGAAAAAACTTGGTGATGGTCTCGACTTTATCTATGTGGACGTATGGGGCAATGGTCAATCAGGTGATAACGGTGCCTGGGCTACCCACGTTCTTGCTAAAGAAATCAACAAACAAGGCTGGCGTTTTGCGATTGAGTGGGGGCATGGTGGTGAATACGACTCTACCTTCCAACACTGGGCAGCTGACTTGACCTATGGTGGCTACACTAATAAAGGTATCAACAGTGCTATCACCCGCTTTATCCGCAACCACCAAAAAGATTCTTGGGTTGGGGACTACAGAAGTTACGGTGGCGCAGCCAACTACCCACTTCTAGGTGGCTACAGCATGAAAGACTTTGAAGGCTGGCAAGGACGAAGCGACTACAATGGCTATGTAACCAACTTATTTGCCCATGATGTCATGACTAAGTACTTCCAACACTTCACTGTAAGTAAATGGGAAAATGGTACACCAGTTACCATGACCGATAACGGTAGCACCTATAAATGGACTCCAGAAATGCGAGTGGAGTTGGTAGATGCGGATAACAATAAAGTAGTTGTGACTCGTAAGTCAAACGATGTCAATAGCCCGCAATACCGTGAGCGTACAGTAACGCTCAACGGACGTGTCATCCAAGATGGTTCAGCTTACTTGACTCCTTGGAACTGGGATGCAAATGGTAAGAAACTTCCTACTGATAAGGAAAAAATGTACTACTTCAATACGCAAGCTGGTGCAACAACTTGGACACTTCCAAGCGATTGGGCAAATAGCAAGGTTTACCTCTACAAGCTAACTGACCAAGGTAAGACAGAAGAGCAAGAACTAACTGTAACAGATGGTAAGATTACCCTAGACCTTCTAGCAAATCAACCATACGTTCTCTACCGTTCAAAACAAACCAATCCTGAAATGTCATGGAGCGAAGGCATGCATATCTATGACCAAGGATTTAACAGCGGAACCTTGAAACATTGGACCATTTCTGGTGATGCTTCTAAGGCAGAAATTGTCAAATCACAGGGCGCAAATGAAATGCTTCGTATCCAAGGCAATAAGAGCAAGGTCAGCCTTACTCAGAAACTGACTGGCTTGAAACCAAATACCAAGTATGCGGTTTATGTCGGTGTTGATAACCGTAGTAATGCTAAGGCAAGTATCACAGTGAATACTGGCGAAAAAGAAGTGACTACTTATACCAATAAGTCTCTCGCTCTCAACTATATCAAAGCTTATGCTCATAACAATCGTCGTGAAAATGCTACGGTTGATGATACAAGTTACTTCCAAAATATGTACGCCTTCTTTACAACTGGATCTGACGTATCAAATGTTACTTTGACATTGAGTCGTGAAGCTGGTGATGAAGCAACATACTTTGATGAAATTCGTACCTTTGAAAACAATTCAAGCATGTACGGAGACAAGCATGATACAGGTCAAGGAACCTTCAAACAAGACTTTGAAAATGTAGCTCAAGGTATCTTCCCATTTGTAGTAGGTGGTGTCGAAGGTGTCGAAGACAACCGCACTCACTTGTCTGAAAAACACGATCCATATACACAGCGTGGTTGGAACGGTAAGAAAGTTGATGATGTTATCGAAGGAAATTGGTCATTGAAGACCAATGGGCTAGTGAGCCGTCGTAACTTGGTTTACCAAACTATCCCACAAAACTTCCGCTTTGAGGCAGGTAAGACCTACCGTGTAACCTTTGAATACGAAGCAGGATCAGACAATACCTATGCCTTTGTAGTCGGTAAGGGAGAATTCCAGTCAGGTCGTCGTGGTAGTCAAGCAAGCAACTTGGAAATGCATGAATTGCCAAATACTTGGACAGATTCTAAGAAAGCCAAGAAAGTAACCTTCCTCGTGACAGGTGCAGAAACAGGCGATACTTGGGTAGGTATCTACTCAACTGGAAACGCAAGCAATACTCATGGAGATGCTGGCGGAAATGCCAACTTCCGTGGTTATAACGACTTCATGATGGATAATCTTCAAATCGAAGAAATTACCCTAACAGGTAAGATGCTGACAGAAAATGCTCTCAAGAACTACTTGCCAACGGTTGCCATGACTAACTACACGAAAGAGTCTATGGATGCTTTGAAAGAGGCGGTCTTTAACCTCAGTCAGGCAGATGATGACATTAGCGTGGAAGAAGCGCGTGCAGAGATTGCCAAGATTGAAGCTTTGAAGAATGCTTTAGTTCAGAAGAAGACAGCCTTGGTAGCAGAAGACTTTGAAAGTTTGGATGCGCCAGCTCAACCAGGTGAAGGTCTTGAGAATGCCTTTGATGGTAATGTGTCTAGTCTATGGCATACATCTTGGAATGGAGGAGATGTAGGCAAGCCTGCAACCATGGTCTTGAAAGAACCAACTGAAATCACAGGCCTTCGTTATGTTCCACGTGCCTCTGATTCAAATGGAAACTTGCGTGATGTGAAACTGGTTGTCACAGATGAGTCTGGTAAGGAACATACCTTCACAGTGACAGATTGGCCAAATAACAACAAGCCAAAAGACATTGACTTTGGCAAGACAATCAAGGCTAAGAAAATCGTCCTTACTGGTACCAAGACTTACGGAGATGGTGGCGATAAATACCAATCTGCAGCGGAACTTATCTTTACCCGTCCACAAGTAGCAGAGACACCTCTTGACTTGTCAGGCTATGAAGCAGCTTTGGCTAAGGCGCAGAAATTAACAGACAAAGACAATCAAGAGGAAGTAGCTAGCGTTCAGGCAAGCATGAAATATGCGACGGATAACCATCTCTTGACGGAAAGAATGGTTGCCTACTTCGCAGACTATCTCAACCAATTAAAAGATTCTGCTACGAAACCAGACGCTCCAACAAGTAGCAAGGGAGAAGAACAACCACCAGTTCTTGATGTACCTGAGTTCAAAGGCGGCGTCAATGCAACAGAAGCAGCTGTACATGAAGTCCCTGAGTTCAAGGGCGGCGTTAATGCGGTTGAAGCCTTGGTTCACGAATTACCAGAATACAAAGGTGGAGCCAATGCGGTCCTAGCGGCTGCAAATGAAGTCCCTGAGTTCAAAGGTGGCGTCAATGCGGTTCAAGCCTTGGTAAACGAGAAACCAGCCTACACAGGTGTATTGGCTACTGCTGGAGATCAAGCAGCTCCAACAGTTGAAAAACCTGAGTACCCGCTCACTCTAAGCCCAGTAGCTGATGCCAAAACTCTGGAAGATAAAGAAGAGAAACTTCCTGCTACAGGAGAACATGGTTCAGAAGCAGCCCTCTTCTTGGCAAGTGTGAGCATCGCTTTATCTGCTGCAGTCCTTGCGACAAAACGTAAAGAAGAGTAA
- the rfbB gene encoding dTDP-glucose 4,6-dehydratase: MTEYKNIIVTGGAGFIGSNFVHYVYNNFPDVHVTVLDKLTYAGNRANIEEILGDRVELVVGDIADAVLVDKLAAEADAIVHYAAESHNDNSLNDPSPFIHTNFIGTYTLLEAARKYDLRFHHVSTDEVYGDLPLREDLPGHGEGPGEKFTAETKYNPSSPYSSTKAASDLIVKAWVRSFGVKATISNCSNNYGPYQHIEKFIPRQITNILSGIKPKLYGEGKNVRDWIHTNDHSSGVWTILTKGQIGETYLIGADGEKNNKEVLELILKEMGQPADAYDHVTDRTGHDLRYAIDASKLRDELGWKPEFTNFEAGLKETIKWYTDNQEWWKSEKEAVEANYAKTQQVIK; encoded by the coding sequence ATGACTGAATACAAAAATATCATCGTGACAGGTGGGGCTGGTTTTATCGGTTCTAACTTTGTTCATTATGTCTATAACAACTTCCCAGATGTCCATGTGACAGTATTGGACAAGCTGACTTATGCAGGTAATCGTGCCAATATTGAAGAAATTTTAGGTGATCGTGTTGAGTTGGTTGTTGGAGATATTGCTGATGCAGTCTTGGTAGACAAGCTGGCAGCTGAAGCAGATGCCATCGTTCACTATGCGGCAGAAAGCCACAATGATAACTCGCTCAATGACCCGAGTCCCTTTATCCACACCAACTTCATTGGGACTTACACTCTTTTGGAAGCTGCTCGTAAATACGACCTTCGTTTCCACCATGTGTCAACTGACGAAGTCTATGGGGATCTGCCTCTGCGTGAAGATTTGCCAGGTCATGGAGAAGGTCCAGGTGAGAAATTTACCGCTGAAACCAAGTACAATCCCAGCTCTCCTTACTCATCAACCAAGGCGGCTTCAGATCTGATTGTCAAAGCTTGGGTACGCTCGTTTGGTGTCAAAGCGACTATTTCCAACTGTTCAAACAACTATGGTCCTTACCAGCATATCGAGAAGTTCATTCCGCGCCAAATCACCAATATCTTGAGTGGTATCAAGCCAAAACTCTATGGTGAAGGTAAGAATGTCCGTGACTGGATCCATACCAATGACCATTCATCAGGTGTTTGGACGATTCTGACTAAAGGTCAAATCGGTGAAACCTACTTGATTGGTGCGGATGGTGAGAAGAACAATAAGGAAGTCCTAGAACTCATCCTCAAGGAAATGGGACAGCCAGCTGATGCTTATGATCATGTGACAGACCGTACGGGTCACGACCTTCGCTATGCTATCGATGCTAGCAAGCTCCGTGATGAATTAGGGTGGAAGCCAGAGTTTACCAACTTTGAAGCAGGTCTCAAAGAGACCATTAAGTGGTATACAGACAACCAAGAATGGTGGAAATCTGAAAAAGAAGCAGTCGAAGCCAACTATGCTAAGACACAACAAGTAATTAAGTAA
- a CDS encoding peptide ABC transporter substrate-binding protein: MKSSKLLALAGVTLLAAATLAACSGSSSNAKGEKTFSYIYETDPDNLNYLTTGKAATANITSNVIDGLLENDRYGNFVPSMAEDWSVSKDGLTYTYTLRKDAKWYTSEGEEYAEVKAQDFVTGLKYAADKKSDGLYLVQESIKGLDAYVKGEITDFSQVGIKALDDYTVQYTLNKPESFWNSKTTMGVLAPVNEEFLNSKGDDFAKGTDPSSILYNGPFLLKSIVAKSSVEFEKNPNYWDKDNVHLDKVKLSFWDGQDTNKPTEAFKDGSFTMARLFPTSASYSETEKTFKDNIVYTQQDSTTYLVGTNIDRQSYKYTSKTTDEEKASTKKALLNKDFRQAIAFGFDRTAYASQVNGASGATKLLRNLFVPPTFVQADGKNFGELVKEKLVTYGDEWSNVNLDDAQDGLYNPDKAKAEFAKAKAALQAEGVKFPIHLDMPVDQTNTTKVQRVQSFKQSVEENLGSDNVVIDIQQLQKDDVQNITYFAETAAGEDWDISDNVGWSPDYIDPSTYLDIIKPSVGENTKTYLGFDSGTNNAAAKQVGLEDYEKMVVEAGEETTDVSKRYEKYAAAQAWLTDSALLIPTTSQTGRPMLSKMVPFTLPFAYSGNKGMSEALLYKYLEVQDKAVTTDEYQKAQEKWLKEKEESNKKAQEELANHVK, encoded by the coding sequence ATGAAAAGTTCAAAACTACTTGCCCTTGCGGGTGTGACGTTATTGGCAGCTGCAACTCTTGCGGCCTGCTCTGGATCAAGTTCAAATGCTAAAGGTGAGAAAACATTCTCATACATTTACGAAACGGATCCTGATAACCTAAACTATTTGACAACTGGTAAGGCAGCTACAGCAAATATTACTAGTAACGTTATCGATGGCTTACTTGAAAATGACCGCTATGGGAACTTTGTACCATCTATGGCTGAGGATTGGTCTGTATCTAAGGATGGATTGACTTACACGTATACACTCCGAAAGGATGCAAAATGGTATACATCTGAAGGTGAGGAGTATGCAGAAGTTAAAGCTCAAGACTTTGTAACTGGTCTTAAGTATGCTGCTGATAAGAAATCAGATGGTCTTTACCTGGTTCAGGAATCTATCAAGGGATTGGATGCTTACGTCAAAGGAGAAATTACAGATTTTTCTCAAGTAGGAATCAAAGCTCTTGATGATTATACCGTTCAATACACATTGAACAAGCCAGAAAGTTTCTGGAATTCTAAGACAACAATGGGTGTTCTGGCTCCTGTTAATGAAGAATTTTTGAACTCTAAAGGGGATGACTTTGCTAAAGGTACGGACCCAAGCAGCATTCTCTATAATGGACCATTCTTACTCAAATCAATCGTAGCCAAATCATCAGTCGAGTTCGAAAAGAATCCAAACTATTGGGACAAAGACAATGTCCATCTTGATAAAGTGAAATTATCCTTCTGGGATGGTCAAGATACTAATAAGCCAACTGAAGCTTTCAAAGACGGTAGCTTTACAATGGCTCGTCTCTTCCCAACAAGTGCTAGTTACTCAGAGACTGAAAAAACATTCAAAGACAATATCGTTTATACCCAACAAGATTCTACTACTTATTTAGTAGGCACAAATATCGATCGCCAGTCTTATAAGTACACTTCTAAGACAACAGATGAGGAAAAAGCATCAACCAAGAAGGCCCTTTTGAATAAGGACTTCCGTCAAGCTATTGCATTTGGTTTTGATAGAACAGCCTACGCTTCTCAAGTAAATGGTGCAAGCGGGGCTACTAAACTGCTTCGTAACTTATTTGTTCCTCCTACATTTGTACAGGCAGATGGGAAAAACTTTGGGGAATTAGTTAAAGAAAAATTGGTGACCTATGGAGATGAGTGGAGCAACGTAAACTTGGATGATGCCCAAGATGGACTCTACAATCCTGACAAAGCCAAAGCAGAATTCGCTAAAGCTAAGGCGGCCCTTCAAGCGGAAGGTGTGAAATTCCCAATCCACTTGGATATGCCTGTAGATCAAACCAATACAACAAAAGTTCAACGTGTTCAATCTTTTAAACAGTCAGTTGAAGAAAATCTAGGATCAGATAATGTGGTTATCGATATCCAACAGCTTCAAAAAGATGATGTTCAAAACATTACCTACTTCGCTGAAACTGCGGCTGGAGAAGACTGGGATATCTCAGATAACGTGGGTTGGTCTCCAGACTATATCGATCCATCTACTTATCTTGATATTATCAAGCCTTCTGTAGGAGAAAACACGAAAACATATCTAGGATTTGATTCTGGGACAAACAACGCTGCCGCTAAGCAAGTTGGTTTAGAAGATTACGAAAAAATGGTTGTGGAAGCTGGTGAAGAAACCACTGATGTTTCAAAACGTTATGAGAAATATGCTGCTGCCCAAGCTTGGTTGACAGACAGTGCCTTGCTCATCCCAACAACTTCTCAAACTGGTCGTCCAATGTTGTCTAAGATGGTGCCATTTACACTTCCATTTGCATACTCTGGTAACAAGGGTATGAGTGAAGCCCTTTTGTACAAATATCTAGAAGTACAAGATAAAGCCGTGACAACAGACGAATACCAAAAGGCTCAAGAAAAATGGTTGAAAGAAAAAGAAGAGTCAAATAAAAAGGCCCAAGAAGAACTCGCAAACCATGTGAAATAA
- the rfbD gene encoding dTDP-4-dehydrorhamnose reductase yields the protein MILITGANGQLGTELRYLLDERSVDYVAVDVAEMDITNAEMVEKVFAEVNPTLVYHCAAYTAVDAAEDEGKELDFAINVTGTENVAKASEKYGATLVYISTDYVFDGKKPVGQEWEVDDLPDPQTEYGRTKRMGEELVESLTSQHYIIRTAWVFGNYGKNFVFTMQNLAKTHKTLTVVNDQHGRPTWTRTLAEFMTYLTDNQKEYGYYHLSNDSTEDTTWYDFAVEILKDSDVEVVPVDSSKFPAKAKRPLNSTMSLAKAKATGFVIPTWQDALKEFYKQEVRK from the coding sequence ATGATATTAATTACAGGTGCAAATGGTCAACTCGGTACCGAACTACGTTATTTACTAGATGAACGAAGTGTGGACTATGTTGCAGTGGATGTGGCCGAAATGGATATCACTAATGCTGAGATGGTTGAGAAAGTCTTTGCCGAGGTTAATCCAACTCTGGTCTATCATTGTGCAGCTTATACTGCTGTTGATGCGGCAGAAGATGAGGGAAAAGAACTGGATTTTGCCATCAACGTAACTGGAACTGAAAATGTAGCCAAGGCCTCTGAGAAATACGGAGCTACTCTGGTCTATATCTCAACAGACTACGTCTTTGATGGGAAGAAACCCGTCGGACAAGAGTGGGAAGTCGATGACCTACCTGATCCGCAAACAGAGTACGGACGTACCAAGAGAATGGGTGAGGAACTTGTTGAAAGCCTTACGTCACAACATTATATCATCCGTACTGCTTGGGTCTTTGGAAATTATGGCAAAAACTTTGTCTTTACCATGCAAAATCTTGCCAAAACCCATAAAACTCTCACTGTTGTCAACGACCAACACGGCCGCCCAACTTGGACACGTACCTTGGCTGAGTTTATGACCTACCTGACTGATAATCAAAAAGAGTATGGCTACTACCACTTATCAAATGACTCCACTGAAGATACCACTTGGTATGACTTCGCTGTCGAGATTCTTAAAGACAGTGATGTTGAAGTAGTTCCAGTAGACTCCAGCAAGTTTCCTGCCAAGGCTAAACGCCCCCTCAACTCAACCATGAGTTTAGCCAAAGCGAAGGCCACAGGTTTCGTCATTCCAACCTGGCAAGATGCCCTTAAAGAATTTTATAAACAAGAAGTAAGAAAATAA